A DNA window from Falco peregrinus isolate bFalPer1 chromosome 8, bFalPer1.pri, whole genome shotgun sequence contains the following coding sequences:
- the SOWAHA gene encoding ankyrin repeat domain-containing protein SOWAHA, giving the protein MHSAPTGTRPLSALREAPGGRRAGSGCGGRRGPHRLGARGRERGRWGARAGGGAGAGPSPQRRPAGGGSRREPVPLRSLSRGRRRGRGGAARSPQRELPRRTRWLLPQVPPACADRRARRAGGLPPPREGDGSSTTCGGGAAEPDTGPAAVLGCLRERHAALLSTFRPPMELNAAAEHGGRSAVLRRELLTAPPPGGALAQGGDGGAPFPTDPAPPEELPWPRAVSELRGLFQGGGGGVPLPTGTGGPRREPLPKPCMLPVRCVLPPAAATAPGPPEEPGSPLTPPPLLEEEAGSRSPGLRRGPKSHRASEEMAAVPLEEAEHQWLVMAASGQWTQQLHGLLLGDASLAARRDFISGFTALHWAAKNGNCDMVTNIIRAAEKGGARVNVDARSHGGYTALHLAAIHGQEKIINMLVYSYHAKIDLRDYSGKKPHQYLQEGASSAVRRLLGDPSLPNTEPSVPIKKTTKLAASILSSTSTFLGVISDDMAFYDLTKGLRKPSSLNKLLAATTGPRRKPKTRGGFPSYSSLSEVTEEEEEVVVKRRPVSELFFGH; this is encoded by the coding sequence ATGCACTCGGCACCTACCGGCACGCGCCCCCTCAGCGCCCTCAGGGAGGCACcgggcggccggcgggcgggATCCGGGTGCGGCGGCCGCCGGGGTCCTCACCGGctgggggcgcggggccgggaaCGGGGCCGGTGGGGGGCCCGGGCGGGTGGCGGGGCCGGTGCGGGGCCCTCCCCGCAGCGCCGCCCCGCGGGCGGAGGCAGTCGCCGGGAGCCGGTGCCGCTCCGCTCCCTcagccgggggcggcggcgcgggcggggcggggcggcccgaTCACCTCAGCGGGAGCTGCCGCGGAGGACGCGCTGGCTGCTGCCGCAGGTGCCTCCTGCCTGCGCAGACCGGCGAGCCCGGAGGGCGGGCGGGCTCCCTCCGCCGCGGGAAGGCGACGGCTCCTCTACCACctgtggcggcggcgcggcggagCCCGACACCGGCCCGGCGGCCGTGCTGGGCTGCCTGCGGGAGCGACACGCCGCGCTGCTGAGCACCTTCCGGCCGCCGATGGAGCTGAACGCCGCGGCGGAGCACGGCGGCCGGTCCGCGGTCCTGCGGAGGGAGCTGCTcaccgccccgccgccggggggcGCGCTGGCGCAGGGGGGCGATGGCGGCGCCCCGTTCCCCACCGACCCGGCGCCCCCTGAGGAGCTACCGTGGCCGCGGGCCGTCTCCGAGCTGCGGGGCCTCTTccagggcggcggcggcggggtaCCCCTGCCCACTGGCACGGGGGGGCCCCGGCGGGAGCCACTCCCCAAGCCCTGCATGCTGCCGGTGCGCTGCgtgctgccccccgccgccgccaccgccccggggccgcctgAGGAGCCGGGGTCCCCCCTGACACCCCCACCATTGCTGGAGGAGGAGGCCGGGTCCCGGTCGCCTGGCCTGCGGCGGGGGCCCAAAAGCCATCGGGCCAGCGAGGAGATGGCAGCGGTGCCCCTGGAAGAGGCAGAGCACCAGTGGCTGGTGATGGCGGCCAGCGGGCAGTGGACCCAGCAGCTccatgggctgctgctgggcgaTGCCAGCTTGGCAGCCCGGAGGGACTTTATCTCGGGCTTCACTGCCCTGCACTGGGCCGCCAAGAACGGCAACTGTGACATGGTGACAAACATCATCAGAGCGGCCGAGAAAGGGGGCGCCCGCGTCAACGTGGATGCCAGGTCACATGGTGGCTACACGGCGCTCCACCTGGCTGCCATACACGGCCAGGAGAAGATCATCAACATGCTGGTCTACAGCTACCACGCCAAGATCGACCTGAGGGACTACAGCGGGAAGAAGCCACACCAGTACTTACAGGAAGGGGCCTCCTCTGCGGTCAGGCGCTTGCTGGGAGACCCCAGCCTTCCCAACACGGAGCCCTCTGTGCCCATCAAGAAGACCACAAAGCTTGCGGCTTCAATCTTGAGCTCCACTAGCACTTTCTTGGGGGTCATATCCGATGACATGGCTTTCTACGACCTCACCAAAGGTCTGAGGAAACCCTCGTCCTTAAACAAGCTCCTGGCTGCCACTACAGGCCCGAGGAGGAAGCCAAAGACCAGAGGGGGATTCCCTTCATATTCCTCCCTCTCCGAGGtaacagaggaggaggaagaggtcGTCGTGAAACGCAGACCTGTTTCTGAGCTGTTCTTTGGCCACTAG